Within Thunnus thynnus chromosome 15, fThuThy2.1, whole genome shotgun sequence, the genomic segment tatattgatattatattgatatcgtgatatgagactaTATCTTCTTACattttggatattgtaatatCATGAAATTGCATAAGTGTCATTGCATAGTCATTAtgtccacattactgatgattatttatcaacgtctcattgtgtaaatattttgtgaaagcaccaataatCATCAATACAGTATTGAtgcaatattgatattgaggtatttggtcaaaaaatatagtgatatttgattttgtccatgtCGCCCAGCCCTAGTAACACCTCAACTGCTGTGATCCTTTGTTTACCTGTCTCTGAGAATCTTCTCCAACTGGTCTATAACTTTTCACCAAAAACAAGTTTTAGATTCCTAACACTCaggattgtttttaaaattaaacttttgacACTTAATGCATCAGATGACCTCTGTATTTAAAGGAGTTGTGCCGAGGAGCTTCAGAAAAGGGAGACTAAAAAACTAAAGTTCACTTGgcttttgctgttgttgctccTCGTCTCCTGCAAATTCTCAGAGAGACCAAATCAGTGCATATCTTTTTAAAACGGCATCTAAaaactcatttgttttctttgcctttttctctatttcttaaCTTTACTTTGTGGGTTACAGACTTATTtatcattgctttttttttttacattgtctTCCCTGTCTCCTCTATCTCCGGCTTTCCCGTTTCCTCTTCCcttaaagcactttgtaacttctGTTTTGAGAGTTAAGTTTGTTTGCGTGCCCTTGTGTTACTTGTGTCAGCGTCCAGGATGACAGCGGCCCTCCTGTATTTCCTCCTGGCTGGTCCAGTGCTGCTGGTCGCTGCAAGTCCAGCTCGTGACCCAAACAATGGGACCGTACCACTGGTGCTGTGGCATGGGATGGGTGAGTGCTTTAGCCGTTTATTCATATGGTGTAAGGATACAATCATTAACACAAAACAGGTTTTAAATGAATGATATgaattgataaataattatttaaccCCTTAACATACAGTTTCACCCTTTTCTTTCCCCTCAAGTAGCTTCAAGGGttgaaaacatcaacatgttcCTCTCTGTCTGACGGGTTTACAAATATATTCTTTGTCAGCTTGTTCCAGCTCTTCATGGAAACTATATGATGTTTACACccaaatattcaaaaatatcCAAACCTAagattctgtgtttttatggctgtAAAAtttcatcaaatggaaatatacaagctgcatcattttatacacatttagcGTCTTTGGGAAGTTTGAGATATCTACTAACTAGAGATTTTGAGTGCATTTGGCTGCCCACAAACAGTTTGTAATGACTGATAAGTATGATGACATTtgctgtactacacactgtacttttatttgtcttctctGTGTCACAATCTGTAAGGAGATAGGAAACAAAGAGCAAAGAGCAAGTTATAATGCAGGAGAGCATAATAAATCTCATGTTAATACATTGGCTATAAATCCATGTTATTGCCTacattttgatgaaaatgaagcaaaaaaaaccaaacacctGGCAACTAGAACATTTACACAGATGATAAGATTAATGAGATACAAACCTCACACCACCTTTTAATGCAACCTGAGTGTGGTCTGCAGCCTCAAAGTTGGGGAACCATGTTTCTAACTGAAGGGTTACTGATGTTACTCACTGGCTTGGAAAATCCAGTTTAGAAGAagtgaaaataacaaacactttctcttctctttcaaCTATAATGATGTCTGAGTTACATCAGGCTGCAagttataattattttaattatcaatttgATAAttgttgataaaatgtcagaaaatagtgaaaaatgcccctTATAACCTcttaaagcccaaggtgacgtcttcaaatgtcttggtttaatatcatgtatgacaagtttcaaatcctcaaatttgaggAACAGCAACCAGTGaatattttgcttaaaaaattactaaaatgatgATTCAATAATTAAAATTGTTCAACTTATTGTTACAGCTCTAGAGTTACTTCTCTAAAGGTACCGAAGCCATGAAGGCCTCACTAAATGTCTCAGTGCTTTAAAAGTAGAAGATGTCTGTGAACCAGCCAGCTCCTTGTTTTTGACATGAATATATGTGAGAGTGAATCAGAATATCCCCAAAATGGATCTTGTTTGATCTTCATACtataaaaagaaagatgaaagaatTATAACCagaataaaatatgtttgatcTATTCTCAGAGGGTTCATTCAAATATGTCACAACTTCCATTTTATTGGAGTCATGGGTTTTATGACTCCAATAACTGGATGCAATAACTGATCAGAGTGCTGTAGTGGGTGTAATTTAAACCAACATAGACTATatttactgtgtatatatataaaatatacaactCTGTATGTGTCCACCAGGTGACAGCTGCTGCAACCCACTCAGCATGGGGGCGATAAAGAAGATGATCGAGGGGGATATTTCTGGCATTTATGTGCTCTCACTGATGATCGGGAAGAATGTCATAGAGGTATCGGCTCGTTGTAAAGCTCTTATTTTAAAGTGGACACATTTCCCACTAGTGTCAAAAGTCTCTCGAAGAAAACTTTATCTCTAATTATGTCTTAAATCCAAAATGATAAAGATGTTGTGGAAAATAAGATATGTACCCACTTCCTCTGACTTTTTCTAGTATTTTTATAtagtaaaactaaaaataaagtgacattttatgttgttttataatGTTTCTCAACctagataaaacatttttgcgCCTATGTTTAATTTCTATACAGGcagatcaataaaatattaatccTTTAAACCAAACATCCATACAGCAGCTTTGATTGAAACCTCCAAATGTAAGGATTCCTATTCTGTGATATTTGCAGTGCTTACATCAGAAAAATGGCTCCTTTACAGCTTCACTACAtcatttttcagtgttgatATTCATACCGAAGCAGTAAGACTCAGTTGCTTTTGCTTTGATCTGTCGCATCGGCTCTTCTTTTCTCGGACTGTGCTCGTTCTcttctttttaatctgtctgtCACGCTTAGAAACTTttcatgtctctctttctgcaggACACAGAAAATGGGTTTTTCATGGATGTGAACGAGCAGGTGTCCATGGTGTGCAGCCAGCTGGCTCAGGACCCAAAGCTGAAGGGGGGCTACAATGCGATGGGCTTCTCCCAGGGGGCGCAATTTCTGTATGTGACTCCTGTTCTGGACACACAAGGGTTTTGTTATGTGAATTTAACAGAAAGCAGACAGatactgtgtttgtgcagtttgtcctccttttgttttgtcctgattctgctgcagagtgaagaaaagctttaaaaatacagattacTTGAAGAATAGTACAAAGCTTTGAGACTCTTTGGACTTCACTCTCAGGCTGCGGCATGTTTTCTGTTCAAAGTATTTTGTTTCCTGACAAGAATGAGGAAGCGTGTTTTGATTCTTCCTGGTTCCTCTCTTCACAGGAGGGCCGTGGCCCAGCGTTGTCCCTCTCCACCAATGAAAACCCTCATCTCCATCGGTGGCCAGCACCAAGGTGACATCATTGTGAAAAAACCGTGACACCAGTTCAGCTCACTTCCCTGAGTGAAGCTGGCATAAAGATAATGTATTAACTTACATATGGTGGccaaaataacaggaacactTTTAAATATGATGCTAAAGCTTTGTGAAATGGCAGAACTGTTGTACTGGATTAcattagatttatttatttataactcCAGCACCTTTTTTTTGAAGCTGTGGAACAAAGTGTGAATATAAATCATTATTATCACAAACTGTCTTGACAAGATTCAACAAGTGTCCCTCATGATGAATAATCACTGGCAGCAGCATCAGGCAGAAGTCTTCACCACGTCTTTGTTGATCCTCAGGTGTGTACGGGCTGCCCAGGTGTCCCGGAGAAAGCTCCCACATCTGCGACATGATTCGCAAAGCTCTGAACAGCGGAGCTTATTCCGACCTGGTTCAGAAACAGTGAGTagtctctccttcctctctgcctctctgagGTGTCGATGTGTTCGGCAGCTGTGATATTGTGTGACTATCATCACCGCTGTGTGTAGACTGTTGTTCTGACTGGATGTTGTGTTCGTGTGGTTATCAGCCTGGTGCAGGCCCAGTACTGGCACGACCCCTTGAATGATGACCTGTACAAGAAGCACAGTCTCTTCCTGGCTGACATCAATCAGGAGAGGGTCAGTATGCGGCTGCAGGACTTTACAAAAGCAGATCAGGCTCttttaactaaaataaaacGTAGATCATAAATTATACCAGTTTTAGATTCATTCCACTGGCTTCCTGACACTTTTAGGGttgatttttaacattttactttgGGAAGCCTCATATCTTCAGAGCAGGAACTCCTGGTTGTTTTAAGATCTGGATTTAGCTGTTGCTGCTCCTCAACTCTGGAACAGCATCCTGCAAAGTCTCAGAGAGAACAAATCTGCACATCTGTTAAAAAAAGCATCTTAAAACTTTTACTTTGTAGGTCACAACTTAtttatctttgcttttttctatCTACCTTtgtcccttttctttttcctgcaaagcaacattttgaaaagtTGCATAAACAAAGttcatgtaaatatataaaggTCCTTTTTGTTACTTGTTTCAGGGTTCAGGATGAAATTTGAATTTCttgcagaaaacaaaagcaaagtttgCATTAATGCAAAATTCAGTATTGTTCTCTCAGACACGAGGAGAGAGGTCACGCTTGTGTGCAAGCTGCGTACTATTATGGGAAACAATAAGGCCTTTGATGTATAAAGGGAATAAGTTACTAATAGCATTGGTCAAAACCAGAAGAGAAGTCATCTCATGTATACTTCCTCTAGGTTCTAGgtatatatttatgttgatAAGACATGTAAAGTTATTTTATTGGATTGTCTGAATCCACTCTCTTCTGTTTCAAAGGCTGTAAATGAGACTTACAAGAAGAATCTTCAGTTGCTGGAAAAGTTCGTCATGGTCAAGTTCCTGCAGGACACCGTAGTGGATCCTGTTGATACAGAGGTAACATACAACACATGCACGCTTTGACGGTGACCGTACTAATATAAAAATCGCTGTGTTTATTAAAGTAATTCTTTGATTCTTCTGTTCTTCTCGTAGTGGTTCGGATTCCTGAAAACCGGCCAGGCCAAAGAGACTGAAACTCTGCAGGAGAGCGTTCTCTACAAAGAGGTAACAGTCTTCATGATCTTTGTTGTCTTATGAGGAAAATACAGCTCATAGAGAGAATATTGTAATTATTTTCAGACTGAGGTTATTAAACACCCACATAATCATttgcatccttttttttttcataaagtcTCATTGTTACTCTAATGTCAGGATTGTCCGATGATGATAATGTGTTAAAGTCTACAGAGTACagtttgttctctgtgtgtgttttttccctcAGTTTTCTTGGCAATCTGAAACACAATACTGGGGGTTTTTTCTCCTAACATACAATGAGTATAAAACTATGAGCTGACAAGGCTTCACACTGAAACATGTCAGCAGTTTTGTCAGTTCAGTTGCTAAAAATTCCCTAAAATGagtcatttactttttttttcttagatcTGGAGTACCACCTTTTTCCTGATTTTGTTTTGaggaaacaaacatgttgattatctactttttttttagagaaaagaTAATCCTGTTATTTTAGTACTTTGCAGCTACAGCTCTATGAGTCATAGGTGTGATATCAAAAACACTAAGTCATAAATGATTTAGATAaattagggggaaaaaaaagtttcttgcTGCAAATTCCCGGAATGCAAACTGTTTTAATTAGCCTGCAGCTTATTTTTAGTTTGTGCCTTTTTTCAGTTGTGAAGTTGGTTTTAATCTCAATCCTAACAGCTGATAAAAAGGTCTAAATCAATATTTAAACACCGGCCTTTTATATAGTTATGTGTCAGAGATTGTAATGACTGAAGTGTGCGTTTAAATGCAGGATCGTTTGGGCCTGGCGGCGATGGAAAAGGCTGGAAAGCTGGCTTTCCTTTCAACCCCCGGAGATCACCTCCAGTTCACCAGAGAGTGGTTCGACGCAAACCTGCTGCCTTATTTACGCTAGAAGTGCTGATGGGTGACGATGAATGAGActttaataaagaaaacagagcAGGGATGCAGAAAGCACATCATTCCTTCTTATTGCACTGATcatttgttgcatgttgttGCCAAGATGTTAATTTTTAGCAGCTAAATCTGTAACGGTCTACTGCTTTACTACCACTAACACAAGACTGTCACTGTTATTTCCAGTGTGAGCTGTTCTGGTGAGGTCAAATGgttttcttaaatgtttttaatttttaaataaattcttaTGTTTACCTGTTAAATACTAAATCTGTCTACAACTCCCATACTTGTACATTCAATccaataaaaagaaagaaaacacccaaacaaaatacattttattgcaacatttttaatgatgtcTCCAGTACTAATGAGCAGAATTCTGATTTTggacccaaaaaaaaaaaaaaatagagaagaggtaaaagaaaagagacaatataaaagaaaattcagCAAAGAGCTTCAACAGCTACGAGAGCTGCAGATTAACCGAAAGAGAAACGAGCGGAGAgacgatgatgatggtgatgatggtggtgggggCTAATATTTAAGACTATTCAGTAATGATCCGGATCTATACAGGTGATTATAACTTATACTTCCAATCTAGAGACTGAGGTGAAGCGTTCAGCAACAATCACTCGATAACATCCTCtggtctctttttttcctttctcgACAGCAGGAGCCAGTCGCCATCGATTGAAATCTCTTTGCTCTTTACCGCAACTTTATCTTACATGCCTCCTTACGtggaatgtatttttaatactcGGGAATGTCCTATGTGTAGGTTTAAGGGAAAGCACGTGGAATGATTTTGTCCCTCCCCcccttattattatttttctttttttaaagtgtctTTTGTTCCAACATCATCTAGATGAAGAGTTTCATGATGTGAAATAGACAGCGGTGTTACACAAACACTTACTTCTATCTATGTGCTCTTAAGAtgctttttatatattattatccACAACGAATGTTAATATTGTTATAGTCAACATCAGTGGAGGTGATATGGATGTCGTTATCCTCTGCAAAAggggcttctttttttttttttacaagtgcGTTTAATGGAGCAGAAACGTATCAGGCCCGCAACTTAAAAAACACCAGCTCCCTCCTGACCagtaaggaggaggaggaggaggaggaggtgaaaaaaaaaaccaaatacCTGAAGCGTCCTGATAGAAGAGCCTGATCAGCTGCAGTGCTTTTTGTTGCAGGAGGAGACAACATCCATATAACTGATGATAATCCCCTGTTCACATGTTGGCTTTTTCTACATGTTTAAATTTAGCGTAGCATTATCCAGATAAGATAAAAAGATATGATACAGATACTGTTGGCAAAACTGTTTCTGAAAAGTGCTCACTAGCcacagggggggaaaaaaaacaaaaaaaaacaattttgaatGACAAGCTGCtccctgctgattggctggaggatTTGCTCCAGCTAAAAGCGAGCAGTCCTCTTATTGGCTTATGGAAGGAACAGCTTAAGCCGTGATTGGCTGACGTGGATGAAGGGAGGGTAGATAAACGCATGACGTCCGATTCTCAGTCTACAGTGTGAGAGTTAGCTGGTGGGGGGTGGTTGACCAGTCAGGTAGGCATTTGCAAAAAAGAGAggggtgggagggtgggggggggttgggggatGTTGTCGAGGAGGGGCGGGCCGTTTCACACGCTGCCCCCTCTACCCGGCGATCTCTGTTGCTGTGGTAACGAGCTTCTGGCCGTCCCAGATGGTTTTGAACTGCTCGGGAACAGGGAGCTCCGTCTGTGAGAGGGGGAATCAGAGGACAGAGGAGTCATTGTACGTccccaaatgtatttttccataAACTTGTGCTACTTAAAGATCATTCTTTTGATTTTGAGTTAACAGTTACACTCACAAATTCTCCGTCTTTGTTGGGCACCAGGATGTTCATCTCGGAGCTCTTGGCGCTGACGATCTCACATTTCAGAGAGTCTTTGCTCAGGTAGACATGGCAACCGTCGGTCTTGTTGATGGAGATAGTAGGGACCTTACCCATGACCTAACGTATGAAAAAGGCAAGACGATTAAATTTTACACAGAATTCAACAAACCATAAGTTCATCACATAAATACATGTAATGGCAGCGAAAAGATTTGATGGGACGCATGTTTCTCTTTCTACTGTCAAGATTCCCTTGAGATAAAGAACTATGACAGACTGAGCAGGTGAGAGTTGTCGATTAGCGCGTTCACGAGCGCTTAAGGGACCAAGTTACTGAGAGAAAACAGGTTACACTGGTGATCTGGTGAACATATTTACATGCACTGTAGTAAGATCTAGCAGCAGATCAGTAACCAAATTTCtgccctcccacccccccccccgaccTTATTAGTGACAGAAGATGCTACTTTTCGACTTTCACTGCAGAGAAACGAGTGTCGTCCAAGAGAAATCTATTATGGTGGCCAGGTTTCTTGTTTACATGACATTCAAGAAATCAGATTGCAGCTGTGCTCatcagcagaaaaaacaaaaacaactgaagaATGACAGCGAAGCAGGATCAACAGAGTGACACCATGCAACAAAAATCACTTCACTCTGCAGTCTGCTGAGCGAGTGTGAGACCGATGACTCGTCGGGTCTATTTATGTTGTTGTTC encodes:
- the ppt1 gene encoding palmitoyl-protein thioesterase 1 — encoded protein: MTAALLYFLLAGPVLLVAASPARDPNNGTVPLVLWHGMGDSCCNPLSMGAIKKMIEGDISGIYVLSLMIGKNVIEDTENGFFMDVNEQVSMVCSQLAQDPKLKGGYNAMGFSQGAQFLRAVAQRCPSPPMKTLISIGGQHQGVYGLPRCPGESSHICDMIRKALNSGAYSDLVQKHLVQAQYWHDPLNDDLYKKHSLFLADINQERAVNETYKKNLQLLEKFVMVKFLQDTVVDPVDTEWFGFLKTGQAKETETLQESVLYKEDRLGLAAMEKAGKLAFLSTPGDHLQFTREWFDANLLPYLR